CAAGATGTCTTTCTAAAGACCAATGAAAAGCTGAGGAAGGCAGATTACACAGCTTTTAATCTTCACAATATCCATGATATAGCCATTCGTAATACCTTGGCAAAAGCCATGATTGTGGCAGATAATCAGGGAATTCATTTTAGTTTGGAGACGGTGGGGGTTGTCGAAGAACTGGCATTGCCGATGTTGGAGGCTATCCGTATCCTCTCTATCCTCACGACAAATGCCTTAGAGGCAGCCAGTGAGGCTGAAAATCCGCAGATTCGGGTTGCTTTGTTGGCAGGTGATAGGAGTGTCCGTTTTATCATTGAAAACACTCGTAAGAAAGAAGAACTGAATCCCATCATTCTCAGTCAAAAGGGTTACTCTACCAAGGGAAACCACAGTGGACTGGGTTTAGCGACCTTGGAGGATATGGTTTTTCATTATGATTTAAACTTAGATACCCAGCTAGGAGAGACGACCTTTAGACAAGATTTAGAATTGCCATTTAAGGATGAGAAACGAGGGGGAGAGGAATGAGAATTTTAGTTTTGGAAGACGATAGAGTCCAGCAAGGACGGATAGAGCAGACTTTACTAGATATTGGTCGCTCTCGCAATTTGAGATTGGAAATTGATATTGCCAAAAACTATGGAGATGTTGAAAAGTATTCTCAGTATTTTGACCATTACCAGCTCTATTTATTAGATTTAGAGATTGATGGAGAGCGTGAACGGGGTTTTCAGGTTGCTCAACAGGTTCGGGAGCTAGATCCCTTTACAAGTATTGTCTTTGTGTCCACACACTCGGAGGCCTTGCCTCTAGCTTTTCGCTACCACTTGTCTGCCTTGGATTTTATTTCCAAGGATCAGCCAGAGGAAGATTACCGTCATCAGTTGGAGCGTTGTCTGGACTATGTACTGGCAGTGGACAAGAGGGAAAATATGCGTCTCTTCACCTATAGTTTTGAGGGAAGACGGGGCTTTACTCTGCCCTACCATGAAATTTTAGCCTTTGAAACCTCAGTGGAATCCCATCGTATCAAGGTCTATTATGCCAATCATTCTATCAAAACCATTTATGGTAGTCTCAAGGATATCGCTGCCAAGGCTGAAAAAGATTACTTTGTCTATGCCAATCGCAATACTTTAGTCAGTTTACAGGCAATTGAAGAGATGACTGCCACAGAAGTGACCTTGTTAGAAGGCTTGCACTTCCCCGTATCACGAACAGCCAGAAGAACCCTTAAAAAACATCTCAATGTCTAATATCTATTAGACTTGGATGAGTTTATCAATAAGAATATCGGAAAAATTTCTGATATTCTTATTTTTTTGACTTTTTTTCGAATAGATAAGTAAGAGGAGAAGGAAAGGAGCCTAGTTCATGTTTATATCAATGTTCTACCCATGGTTCACTGAGTTATTTTTTAAATAAATTTAATTTAGTTGTACATTTTCGAATTATTTTTCGAATAGATAAGTAAGAGGAAAAGGAAAGGAGCCTAGTTTATGTATCTACCAATCTTGTATCCGTGGTTTACTAAATTATTTTTCAAATAAAATTTAATTTAGTTGTACATTTTCGAATTGTTTTTCGAATAGATAAGTAAGAGGAAAAGGAAAGGAGCCTGGTTTATGTATCTACCAATCTTGTATCCGTGGTTCATTAAATTATTTTTTAAATAAAATTTAATTTAGTTGTACATTTTCGAATAAATAAGTAAGAGGAAAAAGAAAGGAATAAAATAATGAAAGAACATCAATATGAATTTGTTGAGTTAACTTCGGAAGAATTGACCGATATTCAAGGTGGAGAAAATTGGACGAAGACCCTTGCAGATTGGTACATTGGATTTCGTAGAGGTTTAGGTTTTTAGGAGGATAAGCAATGAATGAAATGAATGACAAGTATACTATTGAGGTATTAAAGGAAAGCGACTTAGCCTTGATGGTTGGTGGTAGTAAGGAAAGTTATCAAGGGGGTCTAATTTCAGGTCTATTGTTACGCGGTGTATTTATTGGGACCCCATTTTTTAGAAGATAAGATTTAGAAAAAATAGAACAAGAGGAGAAAAAGATGACAAATTTTGACAAAATGGAACAGAACTTTGTAGCTCTTACAGAAGAAGAGTTGATGGATGTGGATGGGGGAATTGCACCAATTATTATTGGTGGTGTAGTTATTAGTTGGAAATTAATTGGAGGTGTAGCTGCGCTTGCTACAGCTTCAGCAGGTGCCGGCATAGCTGCAGGATATTATGCTAATCGACCATAATTTTGGATTTATATATGAGATTTGTTAAATTAATGCTGAAGATTTGGCCTGAGCTTATGGTATTACTTAGTTCAATATCTTATACAATTATCAGGTTGGTAGCTGATGTTAATAAGCTACCCTTACCTACATGGTTTGATGATTTTAATATACCAACAATTTCATTGTTTTTAATGGTATTCATTTTATTATATAGAAGTAAAGGAGAAAAGAATGGATAAATTTCAAGTAGTTGATGAGAAAGATTTGCAAGTAATTGAAGGAGGAATTGAACCTATTTCGGTTATATTTGGCCTAAGTGCTATTGCATTTGGCGCATTTGGGGCTGGTTACACATTTGGTTCAGATTTGGCTCGTCGCGGGCGTTAGATAATGAATAACCACAATCTGAATCTTAATACATTGTTACCTAAACTAGCCACTATATTTCCTTTATTGGGAATAACTCTTAATCTCGCGCTTCATGTGATTCGTACAGGTTCGTTAGTATCCTTTAATTGGCAATGGACTTTAGTTGGGTTGCTTTTCTCAGCATATTTTGGTATTTTTCGCAAAGATTTGTCAAAAAATAATCAAAATCATAAATGAAGAACATGAATCAAAAGGATTTTGTGTATGTGAATGGTAGAGTTTTCCGCCATTCTTGTCAGGTAATTAGGAGTTTTCTATTAAAACATTTTTATTAGGCTTTGCTGAGGGTTATTTTATCGTATCGCTCATTATCTACATCGCAACGCATGTGATTTTGAAAAGTCCAATCAATATCCTATTTTATCCAGAAATTTACCCTGTTTTATTTGGGCTCTTTTATCTAGGATATAAGGCCAATAAAAAGCGAGTAGAGTAAACAGTTAAGAATGACTTGTTAGTCTGCGCTGAAAATAGCTAGGCTAGAATCTAAGAATGCATCACATCGGAGTTTAATATGAAATTTGTTAAATCAATACTGAAAGTTTGGCCTGAAATCATGGTATTACTTAGTTCAATGTCTTATATCATCATCAGATTAGTAGCTGATATGAATAAAGTATCTTTACCTACTTGGTTTGATAGTTTCAATATACCAACGATTGCATTATTTATGATGGTCTTCATTCTTTTATACAGAAGTAAAGAAAAAAAGAATGGATAAATTTGAGGTAGTAGACGCTCTATAGGGAATAGATGTCTTACAGTAACGAATCAAAAAAAGGAGTAACTATGAATCGTAACTTAGAACGGTGTTATCTATTCTGACTAGGAATAGATCATACCAGAGGTGGCTTAGAAATAGCAGGGACATTAGAAATTGAAGTAATAAATAGGATAGCAACTGTTACTATCAATGATTTATTTGTCCTAAGCTTGCCTAGGGTGTTAGTAAAAAATCAATTTCCTTTCATACCATATTTTTAGTAGGTAGAACGTTTGTTCTGCCTATTTTTTTATCCAAAAAGTGCAGTTGGGAGGGAGATAGGCGCATTTGGGGAGGAAGTCCAGTTTTTATTTGGGAATTGGGGTAAGATAGGTATTATCAGATGAGTTTATACTCTTCGAAAATCTCTTCAAACCACGTCAACGTCGCCTTGCCATGTAGATGTTACTGACTTCGTCAGTTCTATCTACAACATCAAAGCCGTGCTTTGAGCAACCTGCGGCTAGTTTCCTAGTTTGATCTTTGATTTTCATTGAGTATTAGGAAAAGGAGATGAATATGAAATTTGGGAAACGTCACTATCGTCCGCAGGTGGATCAGATGGACTGCGGTGTAGCTTCATTAGCCATGGTTTTTGGCTACTATGGTAGCTATTATTCTTTGGCTCATTTGCGAGAATTGGCTAAGACGACCATGGATGGGACGACGGCTTTGGGCTTGGTCAAGGTGGCAGAGGAGATTGGTTTTGAGACGCGAGCAATTAAGGCGGATATGACGCTTTTTGACTTGCCAGATTTGACTTTTCCTTTTGTTGCCCATGTGCTTAAGGAAGGAAAATTGCTCCACTACTATGTGGTGACTGGGCAGGATAAGGACAGCATTCATATTGCCGATCCAGATCCTGGGGTGAAATTGACCAAACTGCCACGTGAGCGTTTTGCGGAAGAATGGACAGGGGTGACTCTTTTTATGGCACCTAGTCCAGACTACAAGCCTCATAAGGATCAAAAGAATGGTTTACTCTCTTTTATCCCTATATTAGTGAAGCAGCGTGGCTTGATTGCCAATATCGTTTTGGCAACACTCTTGGTAACCTTGATTAACATTGTGGGTTCTTATTATCTGCAGTCTATCATTGACACCTATGTGCCAGATCAGATGCGTTCGACGCTGGGGATTATTTCTATTGGGCTGGTGATTGTTTATATTCTTCAGCAAATCTTGTCTTACGCTCAGGAGTATCTCTTACTTGTTTTGGGGCAACGCTTATCGATTGATGTGATTTTGTCCTATATCAAGCATGTTTTTCACCTGCCTATGTCCTTCTTTGCGACACGCAGGACAGGGGAGATCGTGTCTCGTTTTACAGATGCCAATAGTATTATTGATGCGCTGGCTTCGACCATTCTTTCGATTTTCCTAGATGTGTCAACGGTTGTCATTATTTCACTTGTTTTATTTTCACAAAATACCAATCTCTTTTTCATGACCTTATTGGCGCTTCCTATCTATACAGTGATTATCTTTGCCTTTATGAAGCCGTTTGAAAAGATGAATCGGGATACCATGGAAGCCAATGCGGTTCTGTCTTCTTCTATCATTGAGGACATCAACGGTATTGAGACTATCAAGTCTTTGACCAGTGAAAGTCAACGTTACCAAAAGATTGACAAGGAATTTGTAGATTATCTGAAAAAATCCTTTACCTATAGTCGGGCAGAGAGTCAGCAAAAGGCTCTGAAAAAGGTTGCCCATCTCTTGCTCAATGTCGGCATTCTCTGGATGGGGGCTGTTCTGGTCATGGATGGCAAGATGAGTTTGGGGCAGTTGATTACCTATAATACCTTGCTGGTTTACTTTACCAATCCTTTGGAGAATATCATCAACCTGCAAACTAAGCTTCAGACAGCGCAGGTTGCCAATAACCGTCTAAATGAGGTTTATCTGGTAGCTTCTGAGTTTGAGGAGAAGAAAACAGTTGAGGATTTGAGCTTGATGAAGGGAGAGATGACCTTCAAGCAGGTTTCCTACAAGTATGGCTATGGTCGAGATGTCTTGTCAGACATCAATTTGACCATTCCCCAAGGTTCTAAAGTGGCTTTTGTGGGAATTTCAGGGTCAGGTAAGACGACCTTGGCTAAGATGATGGTTAATTTTTACGACCCAAGTCAAGGGGAGATTAGTCTGGGTGGTGTCAATCTCAATCAGATTGATAAAAAAGCCCTGCGCCAGTATATCAACTATCTGCCTCAACAGCCCTATGTCTTTAACGGAACGATTTTAGAGAATCTTCTTTTGGGAGCCAAGGAAGGGACGACTCAGGAGGATATCTTACGGGCGGTCGAATTGGCAGAGATTCGAGAGGACATTGAGCGGATGCCACTGAATTACCAGACAGAATTGACTTCGGATGGGGCAGGTATCTCAGGTGGTCAACGGCAGAGAATTGCTCTGGCGCGTGCTCTCTTGACAGATGCGCCGGTCTTGATTTTGGATGAGGCGACCAGTAGTTTGGATATCTTGACAGAGAAGCGGATTGTGGATAATCTCATGGCTTTAGATAAGACCTTGATTTTCATCGCCCACCGCTTGACCATTGCTGAACGGACAGAGAAGGTTGTTGTCTTGGATCAGGGCAAGATTGTTGAAGAAGGAAAGCATGCTGATTTACTTGCACAGGGTGGCTTTTATGCCCATTTGGTGAATAGCTAGAAAGAGGAGAGGATGAAACCAGAATTTTTAGAAAGTGCGGAGTTTTATAATCGTCGTTACCATAATTTTTCCAGTCGGGTGATTGTGCCCATGTCCCTTCTACTCGTGTTTTTGCTTGGATTTGCAACATTTGCAGAGAAGGAGATGAGTTTGTCTACTAGAGCTACTGTTGAGCCTAGTCGTATCCTTGCAAATATCCAGTCAACTAGCAACAATCGCATTCTTGTCAATCATTTGGAAGAAAATAAGCTGGTTAAGAAGGGGGAACTTCTGCTTCAATATCAGGAAGGGGCAGAGGGTGTCCAAGCGGAGGCCTATGCTAGTCAGTTGGACATGCTCAAGGATCAAAAAAAGCAATTGGAGTATTTGCAAAAGAGCCTGCAAGAAGGGACGGATTACTTTCCAGAGGAGGATAAGTTTGGCTACCAAGCCACCTTTCGCGACTACATCAGTCAAGCAGGAAGTCTTAGGGCTAGTACATCGCAACAAAACGAGACCATCGCGTCCCAGAATGCAGCAGCTAGTCAAACCCAAGCTGAAATCGGCAACCTCATCAGTCAAGCAGAGGCTAAAATTCGCGATTACCAGACAGCTAAGTCAGCTATTGAAACAGGCGCTTCCTTGGGCAATCAGAATCTAGCCTACTCTCTCTACCAGTCCTATAAGTCTCAGGGTGAGGAAAATCCGCAAGCTAAAGCTCAGGCTGTTGCGCAGGTTGAAGCACAGCTTTCTCAGTTAGAATCTAGTCTTGCTACTTACCGTGTCCAGTATGCGGGTTCAGGTAGCCAGCAAGCCTATGCGTCTGGTTTAAGCAGTCAATTGGAGTCTCTCAAATCCCAACACTTGGCAAAGGTTGGTCAGGAATTGACCCTTCTAGACCAGAAAATCTTGGAGGTGGAGTCAGGTAAGAAGGTACAGGGAAATCTTTTAGACAAGGGGAAAATTACGGCGAGTGAGGATGGGGTACTTCATCTTAATCCTGAGACCAGTGATTCTAGCATGGTTGCAGAAGGTGCCCTACTAGCCCAACTCTATCCGTCCTTGGAGAAAGAAGGGAAAGCTAAACTCACAGCTTATCTAAGTTCGAAAGACGTAGCAAGGATCAAGGTCGGTGATTCTGTTCGTTATACGACGACTCATGATGCCAAGAATCAACTTTTCCTAGATTCTACTATTACAAGTATAGATGCGACAGCTACTAAGACTGAGAAAGGGAATTTCTTTAAAATTGAGGCGGAGACTAATCTAACTTCGGAGCAGGCTGAAAAACTTCGGTACGGGGTGGAAGGTCGCCTGCAGATGATTACGGGCAAGAAAAGTTACCTACGTTATTATTTAGATCAATTTTTGAACAAAGAGTAATGTTCGTGTTGTTAGAGTTAAATGATTTTAAAACTGTGAGAAAGATTCTTCTTGCAGTTTTTTTCTTTATGATTTTTGAAATACATCTGCTATTTATTCGTTTAAATTCTTGTATTTTTTGGTTTTTTATGGTAGAATGTGCTCAAGTAATACGAAAGGCGAACTTTAAAATGTCAAAACAATTAATCTATTCGGGAAAAGCTAAAGATATCTATACAACTGAAGATGAAAATCTTATTATTTCAACTTACAAGGACCAGGCGACTGCTTTCAATGGTGTCAAGAAGGAGCAGATTGCGGGCAAGGGAGTCTTGAATAATCAGATTTCATCTTTTATTTTTGAGAAGTTAAATGCGGCTGGTGTGGCGACTCACTTTGTGGAGAAGCTTTCAGACACGGAACAACTCAATAAAAAGGTTGAGATTATTCCTTTGGAAGTTGTGCTCCGAAACTATACTGCTGGTTCCTTTTCAAAACGTTTTGGCGTAGACGAAGGAATCGCATTTGAGACTTCTATTGTCGAATTTTACTACAAAAATGATGATTTGGATGATCCATTTATCAATGATGAGCATGTGAAATTCCTACAGATTGCGGATGACCAGCAGATTTCCTACTTGAAAGAAGAAACTCGTCGAATCAATGAACTCTTGAAAGCCTGGTTTGCTGAGATTGGGCTTAAGTTGATTGACTTTAAGTTAGAGTTCGGTTTTGACAAGGATGGCAAAATCATCTTGGCAGACGAATTTTCACCAGATAACTGCCGTTTGTGGGATGCGGATGGTAACCACATGGATAAGGATGTTTTCCGTAGAGGATTAGGAGAGCTAACAGACGTTTACGAGATTGTTTGGGAAAAGTTGCAGGGTTTGAGATAATCTGTTTGCAACGGAAAACATTCGTCTCTCAACTAAAAGGACTCAGGCTGAAAAGGTCCCCCAGACCTTTTCACTCCGTAGAGGATTGGGAGAGCTAACAGACGTTTATGAAGTTGTCTGGGAAAAGTTGCAAGGTTTGAAATAATCTGTTTGCAACGGAAAACCTTCGTCTCTCAATTAAAAGGACTCAGACTGAAAAGATCCTCCAGACCTTTTCACTCCGTAGGGGACTAGGTGAACTAATCGATGTTTACGAGATCGTCTGGGAAAAGTTGCAGGGGTTGAAATAACAACCTCAAGGTCGTTGGAACATTGCAAGAGCTGAAATAAAGGAATAAGAATTGATGGATAAACGTATTTTTGTTGAAAAAAAGGCTGATTTTCAGGTCAAGTCAGAGAGTTTGGTTAGAGAACTCCAGCACAACTTGGGACTTTCAAGCTTGAAAAGTATTCGCATCGTGCAAGTTTATGATGTATTTGACTTGGCAGAGGACCTGTTTGCACCTGCAGAGAAACACATTTTCTCTGAGCAGGTGACAGACCATGTTTTGGACGAAGCGGCTGTGCAGGCGGATCTTGCCAACTATGCTTTCTTTGCCATTGAAAGCCTACCAGGGCAGTTTGACCAGCGTGCAGCATCTTCACAGGAAGCCTTGCTTTTGCTGGGAAGTTCTAGTGACGTGACAGTCAATACAGCACAATTGTACTTGGTCAATAAGGACATTGATGCGACTGAGTTAGAGGAGGTCAAGAACTACTTGCTCAATCCAGTTGATTCTCGTTTCAAGGACATCACGACAGAGATTGCCAAGCAGGAATTTTCAGAGTCAGACAAGACCATTCCTAAATTGACTTTCTTTGAAAGCTATACAGCAGAAGACTTTGCCCGCTACAAGGCCGAGCAGGGCATGGCAATGGAAGTGGATGATTTGCTCTTTATCCAAGACTACTTTAAGTCAATCGGACGTGTGCCGACGGAAACAGAACTCAAGGTTTTGGACACTTACTGGTCTGACCACTGCCGTCACACGACTTTTGAGACAGAGTTGAAACAGATTGATTTCTCAGCTTCTAAATTCCAAAAACAATTGCAGTCAACCTATGACAAATATATCGCTATGCGCGATGAGTTGGGGCGTTCTGAAAAACCGCAAACCTTGATGGATATGGCGACTATTTTTGGTCGTTATGAGCGTGCTAATGGACGTTTGGATGACATGGAAGTGTCAGACGAAATTAATGCTTGCTCAGTTGAAATCGAAGTGGATGTTGATGGCGTGAAAGAACCATGGCTTCTCATGTTCAAGAACGAAACCCATAACCACCCAACAGAAATCGAACCATTTGGCGGTGCTGCCACCTGTATCGGTGGGGCCATTCGTGACCCATTATCAGGTCGTTCTTATGTTTACCAAGCCATGCGTATCTCGGGTGCTGGAGATATTACCACACCGATTTCGGGAACGCGCGCTGGTAAATTGCCACAACAAGTTATTTCTAAAACAGCGGCTCATGGTTATTCTTCATATGGTAACCAGATTGGGCTTGCGACGACTTACGTTCGTGAGTATTTCCATCCAGGCTTTGTAGCTAAACGTATGGAGCTAGGTGCAGTTGTCGGTGCGGCTCCCAAGGGCAATGTTGTCCGTGAAAAACCGGAAGCGGGTGATGTCATTATCCTCCTTGGAGGTAAGACTGGACGTGATGGTGTCGGCGGTGCGACGGGCTCTTCTAAGGTTCAAACGGTTGAGTCTGTGGAAACTGCTGGAGCTGAGGTTCAAAAAGGGAATGCCATCGAAGAACGTAAGATTCAGCGCCTCTTCCGTAATGGTGATGTCACTCGTCTCATCAAGAAATCCAACGACTTTGGTGCTGGTGGTGTCTGTGTAGCCATCGGTGAACTGGCAGACGGTCTTGAAATCGACCTCAACAAGGTGCCTCTTAAATACCAGGGCTTGAATGGTACCGAAATTGCCATCTCTGAATCACAAGAACGGATGGCTGTGGTGGTTCGTCCTGAAGACGTAGATGCCTTTGTTGAAGAATGTAACAAAGAGAATATTGACGCTGTTGTGGTTGCGACAGTGACTGAAAAACCAAATCTGGTTATGCACTGGAATGGTGAAACAATTGTCGACTTAGAACGTCGTTTCCTTGATACCAATGGTGTGCGTGTCGTTGTTGATGTCAAGGTTGTGGACAAGGATGTCAAACTCCCAGAAGAGCGTACAACAAGTGATGATACACTTGAAGTTGACACCCTTGCGGTTCTATCTGACTTGAACCATGCGAGTCAAAAAGGCTTGCAGACTATCTTTGATTGCTCAGTCGGTCGTTCTACAGTCAACCATCCGCTTGGTGGTCGCTACCAACTCACACCGACTGAGGCTTCTGTGCAGAAATTGCCTGTACAACACGGTGTGACTCATACTGCCTCAGTCATGGCTCAAGGTTTCAACCCATATGTAGCTGAATGGTCTCCATACCACGGTGCTGCTTATGCGGTTATCGAAGCAACTGCTCGTTTGGTGGCTGCTGGCGCAAACTGGTCTAAGGCTCGTTTCTCTTACCAAGAGTATTTCGAGCGCATGGATAAACAAGCTGAGCGTTTTGGTCAGCCAGTAGCAGCTCTTCTAGGCTCTATCGAAGCACAAATCCAACTTGGTTTACCATCTATCGGTGGTAAGGACTCCATGTCTGGTACCTTTGAAGAATTGACAGTACCGCCAACCTTGGTTGCTTTTGGGGTGACAACGGCAGATAGCCGTAAGGTGCTTTCTCCTGAGTTCAAGACTGTTGGGGAAAACATTTACTACATCCCAGGTCAAGCTCTTGCTGCAGAGATTGATTTTGACTTGATTAAGTATAACTTTGCTCAGTTTGAATCCCTTCAAAAGTCTCACAAAGTAACAGCAGCTTCAGCTGTCAAATACGGCGGTGTGCTTGAAAGTTTGGCACTTGCTACTTTTGGAAATCATATTGGTGCAGAGGTGATCTTGCCTGAACTTAAAACAGCTTTGACAGCTCAATTAGGTGGATTTGTCTTCACATCTCCTGAAGAAATCGCTGGAGTAGAGAAAATCGGTCAAACAAGTGCAAACTTTACACTGACTGTAAACGGTGTGAAGCTAGATGGACACAAACTTGACAGTGCCTTCCAAGGAAAATTGGAAGAAGTTTACCCAACAGAGTTTGCCCAAGCCAAAGAACTAGTAGAAGTTCCAGCTGTCGCTACTAACACAGTCATTAAAGCTAAAGAAACTATTGAAAAACCTGTGGTTTACATCCCAGTATTTCCAGGGACCAACTCAGAATATGACTCAGCCAAGGCCTTTGAAAAAGAAGGTGCAGAGGTCAACTTGGTGCCATTTGTGACCTTGAATGAAGATGCTATTGTCAAGTCAGTTGAAACCATGGTTGACAATATCGGCAAGGTTAACATTCTCTTTTTTGCCGGTGGATTCTCGGCTGCGGATGAACCAGATGGTTCAGCCAAGTTCATTGTCAATATTTTGCTCAATGAAAAAGTCCGTGTGGCTATTGATAGCTTTATCGCCCGTGGTGGCTTGATTATCGGTATCTGTAATGGATTCCAGGCTCTCGTAAAATCAGGTCTTCTTCCATACGGAAACTTTGAAGATGCCAGCAGTACGAGCCCAACCCTCTTCTACAATGATGCCAACCAACACGTGGCTAAGATGGTGGAAACTCGGATTACCAATACTAACTCGCCATGGTTAGCTGGAGTGCAAGTGGGCGATATCCACGCCATTCCCGTTTCGCACGGTGAAGGGAAGTTTGTCGTGACGGCTGAGGAATTCGCTGAGCTCCGTGACAATGGACAAATTTTCAGCCAATATGTTGACTTTGATGGAAAACCAAGTATGGACTCTAAGTACAATCCGAATGGTTCTGTCCATGCCATCGAAGGAATTACCAGCAAGAATGGTCAAATCATCGGTAAGATGGGCCACTCAGAACGTTATGAAGACGGTCTTTTCCAAAACATCCCA
This portion of the Streptococcus mitis B6 genome encodes:
- a CDS encoding phosphoribosylformylglycinamidine synthase, which gives rise to MDKRIFVEKKADFQVKSESLVRELQHNLGLSSLKSIRIVQVYDVFDLAEDLFAPAEKHIFSEQVTDHVLDEAAVQADLANYAFFAIESLPGQFDQRAASSQEALLLLGSSSDVTVNTAQLYLVNKDIDATELEEVKNYLLNPVDSRFKDITTEIAKQEFSESDKTIPKLTFFESYTAEDFARYKAEQGMAMEVDDLLFIQDYFKSIGRVPTETELKVLDTYWSDHCRHTTFETELKQIDFSASKFQKQLQSTYDKYIAMRDELGRSEKPQTLMDMATIFGRYERANGRLDDMEVSDEINACSVEIEVDVDGVKEPWLLMFKNETHNHPTEIEPFGGAATCIGGAIRDPLSGRSYVYQAMRISGAGDITTPISGTRAGKLPQQVISKTAAHGYSSYGNQIGLATTYVREYFHPGFVAKRMELGAVVGAAPKGNVVREKPEAGDVIILLGGKTGRDGVGGATGSSKVQTVESVETAGAEVQKGNAIEERKIQRLFRNGDVTRLIKKSNDFGAGGVCVAIGELADGLEIDLNKVPLKYQGLNGTEIAISESQERMAVVVRPEDVDAFVEECNKENIDAVVVATVTEKPNLVMHWNGETIVDLERRFLDTNGVRVVVDVKVVDKDVKLPEERTTSDDTLEVDTLAVLSDLNHASQKGLQTIFDCSVGRSTVNHPLGGRYQLTPTEASVQKLPVQHGVTHTASVMAQGFNPYVAEWSPYHGAAYAVIEATARLVAAGANWSKARFSYQEYFERMDKQAERFGQPVAALLGSIEAQIQLGLPSIGGKDSMSGTFEELTVPPTLVAFGVTTADSRKVLSPEFKTVGENIYYIPGQALAAEIDFDLIKYNFAQFESLQKSHKVTAASAVKYGGVLESLALATFGNHIGAEVILPELKTALTAQLGGFVFTSPEEIAGVEKIGQTSANFTLTVNGVKLDGHKLDSAFQGKLEEVYPTEFAQAKELVEVPAVATNTVIKAKETIEKPVVYIPVFPGTNSEYDSAKAFEKEGAEVNLVPFVTLNEDAIVKSVETMVDNIGKVNILFFAGGFSAADEPDGSAKFIVNILLNEKVRVAIDSFIARGGLIIGICNGFQALVKSGLLPYGNFEDASSTSPTLFYNDANQHVAKMVETRITNTNSPWLAGVQVGDIHAIPVSHGEGKFVVTAEEFAELRDNGQIFSQYVDFDGKPSMDSKYNPNGSVHAIEGITSKNGQIIGKMGHSERYEDGLFQNIPGNKDQHLFASAVKYFTGK